In one Mycobacterium sp. NBC_00419 genomic region, the following are encoded:
- a CDS encoding DEAD/DEAH box helicase, whose amino-acid sequence MTPLTTHPQLSFAQLGVREEIVRALAEDGKEFAFAIQELTLPMALAGDDLIGQARTGMGKTLAFGVPMLQRITTDSERELSGIPRGLVVVPTRELCLQVYEDLASAAKYLRAGDRKLSVTSIYGGRPYEAQIAALQKGVDVVIGTPGRLLDLAQQGHLQLGGLSMLVLDEADEMLDLGFLPDIERILRQIPDERQAMLFSATMPDPIITLARTFMKQPTHIRAEGVQGAATHDTTEQFVYRAHALDKVEMVSRILQAEGRGATMVFTRTKRTAQKVSDELAERGFKVGAVHGDLGQIAREKALKSFRTGDIDVLVATDVAARGIDIDDITHVINYQIPEDEQAYVHRIGRTGRAGKTGIAITLVDWDELERWSMIDKALKLDCADPAETYSNSPHFYEELGIPTEAGGTVGGARKPRQSARGATKTEDKDATRISSTDSTRERSGRSRSRRRTRGGGEGANGHADNAAETVTDTQPDGSSVESAAGDGSPARKRRRRRRPNKAAEAGATAN is encoded by the coding sequence ATGACCCCTTTGACCACACATCCCCAGCTCTCATTCGCCCAGCTCGGAGTCCGCGAGGAGATCGTCCGCGCCCTCGCTGAAGACGGCAAGGAATTCGCCTTCGCCATCCAGGAACTCACCCTGCCGATGGCGCTCGCCGGCGACGACCTCATCGGCCAGGCCCGTACCGGCATGGGCAAGACGCTGGCGTTCGGCGTGCCGATGCTCCAGCGCATCACCACCGACAGCGAGCGCGAACTGTCCGGCATCCCGCGTGGTCTGGTCGTCGTGCCGACCCGTGAGCTCTGCCTGCAGGTGTACGAAGACCTCGCCAGCGCCGCCAAGTATCTGCGCGCCGGCGATCGCAAGCTCTCCGTGACCTCCATCTACGGCGGGCGCCCCTACGAGGCCCAGATCGCCGCCCTGCAGAAGGGCGTCGACGTCGTGATCGGCACGCCCGGCCGGTTGCTCGATCTCGCTCAGCAGGGCCATCTGCAGCTCGGCGGGCTGAGCATGCTGGTGCTCGACGAGGCCGACGAGATGCTCGACCTGGGCTTCCTGCCCGACATCGAGCGGATCCTGCGCCAGATCCCCGACGAGCGCCAGGCCATGCTGTTCTCGGCGACCATGCCGGACCCGATCATCACGCTGGCCCGCACGTTCATGAAGCAGCCGACCCACATCCGCGCCGAGGGCGTGCAAGGGGCGGCCACCCACGACACCACCGAGCAGTTCGTCTACCGCGCGCACGCGCTGGACAAGGTCGAGATGGTGTCCCGCATCCTGCAGGCCGAGGGCCGTGGCGCGACCATGGTCTTCACCCGCACCAAGCGCACCGCGCAGAAGGTCTCCGACGAACTCGCCGAGCGCGGTTTCAAGGTCGGCGCCGTGCACGGCGACCTGGGCCAGATCGCCCGCGAGAAAGCGCTCAAGTCGTTCCGCACCGGTGACATCGACGTGCTGGTGGCCACCGACGTCGCCGCCCGCGGCATCGACATCGACGACATCACCCACGTCATCAACTACCAGATCCCTGAGGACGAGCAGGCCTACGTGCACCGCATCGGGCGCACCGGCCGGGCCGGCAAGACCGGTATCGCGATCACGCTGGTCGACTGGGATGAGCTCGAGCGCTGGTCGATGATCGACAAGGCCCTCAAGCTGGACTGCGCCGATCCGGCCGAGACCTACTCGAACTCACCGCACTTCTACGAGGAGTTGGGCATCCCGACCGAGGCCGGCGGCACCGTCGGCGGTGCGCGTAAGCCGCGGCAGTCCGCCAGAGGCGCCACCAAGACCGAGGACAAGGACGCCACCCGGATCAGCTCCACCGACTCCACCCGGGAACGGTCCGGGCGCTCCCGCTCGCGTCGCCGCACCCGCGGCGGCGGCGAAGGCGCCAACGGCCATGCCGACAATGCCGCCGAGACGGTGACGGACACTCAACCAGACGGATCCTCGGTCGAGTCGGCCGCCGGTGACGGCAGCCCGGCCCGCAAGCGCCGGCGCCGTCGTCGCCCGAACAAGGCGGCCGAGGCCGGCGCAACCGCGAACTGA
- a CDS encoding ferritin-like fold-containing protein, with translation MSASQPVPAAGDVTDAAGRGLSRVQADHPAINELFTLLAYGEVAAFYRLTEEARMAPNLRGRINMASMAAAEMGHYELLRDALSARGVDVVPAMARYAPALENYHRLTTPSTWLEALVKTYVGDAMAADFYLEISDVLPDEIAGVVRSVLAETGHSQFVVGEVRDAVTTSGRQRSRLALWSRRLLGEAITQAQYVLADHDELVELVLSGPGGLGQVADFFSRLQQTHDDRMRQLGLA, from the coding sequence ATGAGTGCCTCGCAGCCGGTGCCGGCCGCCGGAGATGTGACGGATGCGGCGGGGCGGGGGTTGTCCCGCGTGCAGGCCGATCATCCCGCCATCAACGAGCTGTTCACGCTGCTGGCCTACGGCGAGGTGGCGGCGTTCTACCGGCTGACCGAAGAAGCCCGGATGGCGCCCAACCTGCGCGGCCGGATCAATATGGCGAGCATGGCGGCCGCTGAAATGGGCCACTACGAGCTGCTGCGCGACGCGCTGTCCGCGCGTGGCGTCGATGTCGTGCCCGCGATGGCGCGCTACGCCCCCGCGCTGGAGAACTACCACCGCCTGACCACCCCGAGCACCTGGCTCGAGGCCCTGGTCAAGACGTATGTCGGCGACGCGATGGCCGCCGACTTCTATCTCGAGATCTCCGACGTGCTGCCCGACGAGATCGCCGGGGTGGTGCGCTCGGTGCTCGCCGAGACCGGGCATTCGCAGTTCGTGGTCGGCGAGGTTCGTGACGCGGTGACCACCTCCGGACGTCAGCGCAGCAGGCTGGCGCTGTGGTCGCGTCGGCTGCTCGGCGAAGCGATCACCCAGGCGCAATACGTGCTGGCCGACCATGACGAGCTGGTCGAGTTGGTGCTGTCCGGTCCCGGCGGGCTCGGTCAGGTCGCCGACTTCTTCTCCCGGCTGCAGCAGACGCACGACGACCGGATGCGTCAGCTCGGGCTGGCCTGA
- a CDS encoding MmpS family transport accessory protein, which produces MTDNGRRATGPLWQRAALAAAVVLVAAVATTFVVKTGGAASVSSDGTAPKRTVVATSGPHPSTPPPAPVTVTVAGMPAETPVTVTPSIPAAAALAAPMVDPRQVVYTVSGNQRPDDPVTIVYADETGTLRTAENVALPWQLTVVPTVPVNYITASSAGSQLNCWITDATGTTVAAQADNAISATCNR; this is translated from the coding sequence ATGACCGACAACGGACGCCGCGCAACCGGGCCCCTGTGGCAACGGGCGGCCCTGGCTGCCGCGGTTGTGCTGGTTGCCGCCGTGGCGACGACGTTCGTCGTGAAGACCGGCGGCGCGGCCAGCGTCAGCAGCGACGGCACCGCACCGAAACGCACAGTGGTGGCTACCTCGGGGCCGCACCCGTCCACCCCGCCGCCGGCACCGGTCACTGTCACCGTCGCCGGCATGCCTGCCGAAACCCCCGTCACCGTCACGCCGAGTATCCCGGCGGCAGCGGCCCTGGCCGCCCCGATGGTCGATCCACGCCAGGTCGTCTACACGGTGTCAGGCAACCAGCGCCCCGACGACCCGGTGACCATCGTCTACGCCGACGAAACCGGGACGCTGCGAACCGCCGAGAACGTCGCGCTGCCCTGGCAGCTGACCGTGGTGCCCACTGTGCCGGTCAACTACATCACGGCAAGCAGTGCGGGAAGCCAGCTCAACTGCTGGATCACCGACGCGACGGGGACGACGGTGGCCGCCCAGGCCGACAACGCGATCTCGGCGACCTGCAACCGTTAG
- a CDS encoding DUF3107 domain-containing protein yields the protein MEVKIGVADSPRELVFSSSQTPTEVEDLVTAALSGSGPDVLSLSDDKGRRILVHASKITYVEIGVADVRRVGFGIAAGPAPAEA from the coding sequence GTGGAGGTCAAGATCGGTGTCGCAGACAGCCCACGTGAGCTCGTCTTCAGCAGTTCGCAGACGCCCACGGAGGTTGAAGACCTGGTGACGGCCGCGCTGTCGGGAAGTGGACCGGACGTGTTGAGCCTGTCCGACGACAAGGGCCGCCGGATTCTCGTCCACGCATCGAAGATCACCTACGTCGAGATCGGCGTCGCTGACGTGCGCCGGGTCGGCTTCGGGATCGCGGCAGGACCCGCCCCCGCCGAGGCCTAG
- a CDS encoding TetR/AcrR family transcriptional regulator: MSEIANTAERKTSRAGTGDRPASTPARRGSRLPRDERRGQLLTAASEVFVDRGYHAAGMDEIADRAGVSKPVLYQHFTSKLELYLAVLQQHVDNLVSGVRQALRTTTDNRQRLRAAIAAFFDFIEHDSQGYRLIFENDYVTEPQVAAQVKVATEACTDAVFDLISRDSGLDPHRARMIAVGLVGISVDCARYWLDSDRPITKEDAVDGTVQFAWGGLAHVPLTRG; this comes from the coding sequence ATGAGCGAAATCGCCAACACGGCCGAGCGGAAAACTTCGCGGGCTGGAACTGGCGACCGTCCGGCTAGCACCCCCGCACGACGCGGCAGCCGGCTGCCTCGTGACGAGCGGCGCGGCCAGCTGCTGACCGCAGCCAGCGAAGTGTTCGTCGACCGTGGCTATCACGCCGCCGGCATGGACGAGATCGCCGATCGCGCCGGTGTCAGTAAACCTGTTCTCTACCAACACTTTACGAGCAAGCTCGAGCTGTACCTGGCAGTGCTGCAGCAGCATGTCGACAACTTGGTGTCGGGTGTGCGGCAGGCGTTGCGCACCACCACCGACAACCGGCAACGGTTGCGTGCCGCCATTGCGGCGTTCTTCGACTTCATCGAGCACGACAGCCAGGGCTATCGGCTGATCTTCGAGAACGACTACGTCACCGAGCCCCAGGTCGCCGCACAGGTCAAGGTCGCCACCGAGGCGTGCACCGACGCGGTGTTCGACCTCATCAGCCGTGACTCCGGTCTGGATCCGCACCGCGCCCGGATGATCGCGGTCGGACTGGTGGGCATCAGCGTCGACTGTGCCCGCTACTGGCTGGACTCCGATCGCCCGATCACCAAGGAAGACGCCGTCGACGGCACGGTGCAGTTCGCCTGGGGCGGACTGGCACACGTGCCGCTGACCCGAGGCTAG
- a CDS encoding DUF3152 domain-containing protein, with protein MTYDPGHRGDGRVPVLRSEWREPLRAQRDPLAGDSGRPRSNRDQRRQWRKQTWLGRFISTYGWRAYALPVLIALTGVVLYQTITGTAAPAVETHDAVQGPPTIGSSGTAIIGAPPRGLTAFDANLPTGILPEGGAYTEAGAKTWRIVPGTTPKVGQGTAKVFTYTVEVEDGVDTASFGGDEGFARMVTETLANPKSWIHNPQFAFQRIDASTPEVKPDFRVSLTSPMTVREGCGYEIPLESSCYNPAYGPDAERRVFINEARWVRGAVPFQGDVGSYRQYLVNHEVGHAIGYTTHEPCDENGGLAPIMMQQTFSTADDDAAKFDPESVKADGKTCRFNPWPYPIA; from the coding sequence GTGACCTACGACCCGGGGCATCGCGGGGACGGTCGTGTACCGGTGCTGCGCAGCGAATGGCGTGAGCCGTTGCGTGCCCAGCGCGACCCGCTCGCCGGCGATTCCGGGCGGCCCAGATCCAACCGCGACCAGCGCCGCCAGTGGCGCAAACAGACCTGGCTGGGCCGGTTCATCTCGACTTACGGCTGGCGGGCCTACGCCCTTCCGGTGCTCATCGCGCTGACCGGGGTTGTGCTCTATCAGACGATCACCGGTACGGCCGCCCCCGCGGTCGAGACGCACGACGCCGTGCAAGGGCCGCCGACGATCGGCTCCAGCGGCACCGCGATCATCGGCGCCCCGCCGCGCGGTCTGACGGCGTTCGACGCGAACCTGCCGACCGGCATCCTGCCCGAGGGCGGCGCCTACACCGAGGCCGGCGCCAAGACATGGCGCATCGTGCCGGGCACCACACCCAAGGTCGGCCAGGGCACCGCCAAGGTGTTCACCTACACCGTCGAGGTGGAAGACGGTGTCGACACCGCGTCGTTCGGCGGTGACGAGGGCTTCGCCCGCATGGTCACCGAGACGCTGGCCAACCCCAAGAGCTGGATTCACAATCCCCAGTTCGCCTTCCAGCGCATCGACGCCAGCACCCCCGAGGTCAAACCGGACTTCCGGGTGTCGCTGACCTCCCCGATGACCGTCCGCGAGGGCTGCGGATACGAGATTCCGCTGGAGTCGTCCTGCTACAACCCCGCCTACGGACCGGACGCCGAGCGGCGGGTGTTCATCAACGAGGCGCGCTGGGTGCGCGGCGCGGTGCCGTTCCAGGGCGATGTCGGCTCCTACCGGCAGTACCTGGTCAACCACGAGGTCGGCCACGCCATCGGCTACACCACCCACGAGCCGTGCGACGAGAACGGTGGGCTGGCGCCGATCATGATGCAGCAGACCTTCTCCACGGCCGACGACGATGCCGCGAAGTTCGACCCCGAGTCCGTCAAGGCCGACGGCAAGACGTGCCGGTTCAACCCCTGGCCGTATCCGATCGCCTGA
- the moeZ gene encoding adenylyltransferase/sulfurtransferase MoeZ, whose protein sequence is MSSPLPPLVEPAAELTRQEVARYSRHLIIPDLGVVGQKRLKNAKVLVIGAGGLGSPALLYLAAAGVGTIGVVEFDVVDESNLQRQIIHGQSDIGRSKAESARDSILEINPLVTVNLHELRLEPDNAVELFEQYDLIVDGTDNFATRYLVNDAAVLAHKPYVWGSIYRFEGQVSVFWEDAPNGLGLNYRDLYPEPPPPGMVPSCAEGGVLGILCASIASVMGTEAIKLITGIGDPLLGRLMVYDALDMTYRTIKIRKDPETPKITELIDYEAFCGVLSQDAADAAHDSTLTPQELRELLDSDKKVALIDVREPVEWEINHIGGAELIPKSALESGEGLAKIPQDRIPVLYCKTGIRSAEALAALKKAGFSDALHLQGGIVAWARQLEPDMVMY, encoded by the coding sequence GTGTCCTCACCGTTGCCGCCGCTGGTCGAGCCAGCTGCCGAGCTCACCCGCCAGGAAGTAGCCCGCTACAGCCGTCACCTGATCATCCCGGACCTGGGCGTCGTCGGGCAGAAGCGCCTGAAGAACGCCAAGGTGCTGGTGATCGGCGCCGGCGGGCTGGGCTCGCCGGCCCTGCTCTACCTGGCCGCCGCCGGCGTCGGCACGATCGGCGTCGTCGAGTTCGACGTCGTCGACGAATCCAATCTGCAGCGCCAGATCATTCATGGCCAGTCCGATATCGGCCGGTCCAAGGCCGAGAGCGCCCGGGACTCCATCCTGGAGATCAACCCGCTGGTCACCGTCAACCTGCACGAGCTGCGGCTGGAACCCGACAATGCCGTCGAGCTGTTCGAACAGTACGACCTGATCGTCGACGGAACCGACAACTTCGCCACCCGCTACCTGGTCAACGACGCCGCGGTACTTGCGCACAAGCCCTACGTGTGGGGTTCGATCTATCGCTTCGAGGGCCAGGTTTCGGTGTTCTGGGAGGACGCCCCCAACGGCTTGGGCCTGAACTACCGCGACCTCTACCCCGAACCGCCGCCACCGGGCATGGTGCCGTCCTGCGCCGAGGGTGGCGTCCTGGGCATCCTGTGCGCGTCGATCGCATCGGTGATGGGAACCGAGGCCATCAAGCTGATCACCGGCATCGGCGACCCGCTGCTGGGCCGTCTGATGGTCTACGACGCCCTCGACATGACGTACCGGACGATCAAGATCCGCAAGGATCCCGAAACGCCGAAGATCACCGAACTCATCGACTACGAGGCGTTCTGCGGTGTGCTGTCGCAGGACGCGGCCGACGCGGCCCACGATTCGACACTGACCCCCCAGGAACTGCGCGAACTGCTCGACTCGGACAAGAAGGTCGCCCTGATCGACGTCCGCGAGCCGGTGGAGTGGGAGATCAACCACATCGGTGGCGCCGAGCTGATCCCGAAGTCGGCGCTCGAGTCGGGCGAAGGGCTGGCCAAGATTCCGCAGGATCGGATCCCGGTGCTGTACTGCAAAACCGGTATCCGTTCCGCCGAGGCGCTGGCGGCGTTGAAGAAGGCCGGATTCTCCGATGCTCTGCACCTTCAGGGCGGCATCGTGGCGTGGGCCCGGCAACTCGAACCCGACATGGTCATGTACTGA
- a CDS encoding TIGR02569 family protein: MTDERPPDHVLAAFGLKYAEPEPLGAGWEGGWRCGEVVLSTIADHARAAWSAKVRETLFVDGVRLARPVRSTDGRYVVAGWRADTFVAGTAEPRHDEVVSAGVRLHEATAKLERPRFLTQAPVAPWSDVDVFVAADRAAWEDRPLQSLPPGATVAPGSADGERSIELINQLASLRKPTKSPSQLVHGDLYGTVLFAGTAAPGITDITPYWRPAPWAAGVVVVDALAWGEADDGLIERWNALPEWPQMLLRALMFRLAVHALHPRSTAAAFPGLARTAALIRLIL, from the coding sequence ATGACCGACGAACGTCCGCCTGACCATGTCCTGGCGGCCTTCGGTCTCAAGTACGCCGAACCGGAGCCGCTCGGCGCCGGCTGGGAGGGTGGCTGGCGCTGCGGTGAGGTCGTGTTGTCGACGATCGCCGACCACGCCCGCGCCGCCTGGTCGGCCAAGGTCCGCGAGACGCTCTTCGTCGACGGTGTCCGGTTGGCGCGGCCGGTGCGCTCGACCGACGGCCGCTATGTGGTGGCGGGCTGGCGGGCAGACACCTTCGTCGCCGGAACCGCCGAACCCCGCCACGACGAGGTGGTCTCGGCGGGCGTGCGCTTGCACGAGGCGACCGCCAAGCTCGAACGTCCCCGATTCCTGACCCAGGCCCCGGTGGCGCCGTGGAGTGACGTCGACGTGTTCGTCGCCGCCGACCGGGCAGCCTGGGAGGACCGTCCGCTGCAGTCGCTGCCGCCGGGCGCGACGGTGGCACCCGGCTCGGCCGACGGGGAACGGTCGATCGAACTGATCAACCAATTGGCCAGTCTGCGCAAGCCCACCAAGAGTCCCAGCCAACTCGTGCACGGCGATCTCTACGGCACCGTGCTGTTCGCCGGAACGGCGGCACCCGGTATCACCGACATCACCCCGTATTGGCGACCCGCGCCGTGGGCGGCCGGTGTCGTCGTCGTCGACGCCCTGGCCTGGGGCGAGGCTGACGACGGACTCATCGAGCGGTGGAACGCATTGCCCGAGTGGCCACAGATGTTGTTGCGCGCGTTGATGTTCCGGCTGGCGGTCCATGCGCTGCATCCCCGCTCGACGGCGGCGGCGTTCCCGGGTCTGGCGCGCACCGCGGCGCTGATCCGGTTGATCCTCTAG
- a CDS encoding MGMT family protein, with product MAPVTDEQVELVRRLVASIPPGSVATYGDIASAAELSSPRIVGWIMRTDSSDLPWHRVITASGRPAPHLARRQLELLRAEGVLADDGRVNLAQARHTF from the coding sequence ATGGCACCGGTCACCGACGAGCAGGTCGAACTGGTCCGCCGTCTGGTGGCGTCCATCCCGCCGGGCAGCGTCGCCACCTACGGCGACATCGCCTCGGCTGCAGAACTTTCCAGCCCGCGCATCGTCGGCTGGATCATGCGCACCGACTCCTCGGATCTGCCCTGGCACCGGGTGATCACGGCGTCGGGCCGGCCGGCACCGCACCTGGCGAGACGCCAACTCGAACTGCTGCGGGCCGAGGGCGTACTGGCCGACGACGGCAGGGTGAACCTGGCGCAGGCCCGCCACACGTTCTAG
- a CDS encoding alpha/beta fold hydrolase: MRPVSDHLHVHRYGPSGPVQVLAIHGLTGHGRRWQALSDRHLPGVALAAPDLLGHGRSPWSAPWSIDANVAALATLVEEQAGGPVVVVGHSFGGAVALHLAAACPDLVAGLVLLDPAIGLDGVWMSEIADAMLASPDYTDRAEARSEKFTGSWADVPEEDLDAELDEHLIALPNGRYGWRISVPAMMSYWSELAREIVFPHPGTRTTLVRATWTEPPYVSAELIDGLASRLGTAFTMVDLDCQHMVAQAKPAETAAIIRDMLESR, from the coding sequence ATGAGGCCTGTGAGCGACCACCTGCACGTGCACCGCTACGGCCCGTCGGGACCCGTTCAGGTGCTGGCCATCCACGGACTGACCGGACACGGCAGGCGGTGGCAGGCACTGAGCGATCGGCATCTGCCCGGCGTCGCGCTGGCCGCACCCGATCTGCTCGGCCACGGCCGGTCCCCGTGGTCGGCGCCGTGGTCCATCGACGCGAACGTGGCCGCGCTGGCCACCCTGGTCGAAGAGCAGGCGGGCGGCCCGGTCGTGGTGGTCGGGCACTCCTTCGGCGGGGCCGTGGCACTGCACCTCGCCGCCGCCTGCCCCGACCTGGTGGCCGGGCTGGTGCTGCTGGATCCCGCCATCGGACTCGACGGCGTATGGATGAGCGAGATCGCCGACGCGATGCTGGCCTCCCCCGATTACACCGACCGCGCCGAGGCGCGGAGCGAAAAGTTCACCGGCTCATGGGCTGACGTCCCAGAAGAGGATCTCGACGCCGAACTCGACGAGCATCTGATCGCGCTGCCCAACGGCCGCTACGGCTGGCGCATCAGCGTGCCCGCGATGATGTCGTACTGGAGCGAACTGGCCCGCGAGATCGTGTTCCCGCATCCGGGCACCCGCACGACGCTGGTGCGCGCGACGTGGACCGAACCGCCCTACGTCAGCGCGGAACTGATCGACGGACTGGCGTCGCGCCTCGGCACCGCCTTCACGATGGTCGATCTGGACTGCCAGCACATGGTCGCCCAGGCCAAACCGGCCGAGACCGCGGCGATCATCCGGGACATGCTCGAATCGCGTTAG